The following are encoded together in the Mesoterricola sediminis genome:
- a CDS encoding class I SAM-dependent methyltransferase has protein sequence MSPTWTSYEDHAGAYAALFESLAFETIHASILDLIPDGPLRVLDMGAGSGRDAAWFEARGHEVVACEPSPAMRQEAVRIRPGSKVRWLPDALPDLATLSRSGVSFDFILVAGVWMHVAPADRPWAFRKLAALLAPGGRLAISLRHGPDPENRGFHPVSASELEVLAANLGLVCLRKTDEADELGREGVSWSVLVFQLPDDATGALPLLRSIILRDRRSSSYKLALLRVLCRIAEHHPGVAREAEHGGVDLPLGLVALTWLRAYLPLHRAGLPQHPQQARGFSEDLARLSDLDPQDLRPGWVVVGGAATALRASLRGAATTIRKMPVTYITYPGDGSQVFTALPGPGPAEAGRLCLDEPCLWAFGRFQVPGGLWQALCRFSAWIDPLLRQAWADYMESLPESPQGAQLWNALKWVDPRRDTTLARALAEGLRAKGRKIHCVWSGKELRRELEIDHCFPMAVWPCQDLWNLLPAAPAVNNQKRDRLVSAALLHAAQDRILDWWDQAYLRSPDPRIAERFPIEARMTLALDAGRVPSLEDMMLGVDLKRMALGRNREVDVWE, from the coding sequence ATGTCCCCAACCTGGACGAGCTACGAGGACCATGCGGGAGCCTATGCTGCTCTCTTTGAATCCCTCGCCTTCGAGACGATCCATGCCTCGATCCTGGATCTGATCCCCGACGGTCCGCTTCGCGTCCTGGACATGGGCGCCGGCTCTGGGCGGGATGCCGCCTGGTTCGAGGCGCGGGGGCATGAGGTGGTGGCCTGCGAGCCTTCCCCCGCCATGAGGCAGGAGGCCGTCCGGATCCGGCCAGGCTCAAAGGTCCGATGGCTGCCCGATGCGCTTCCGGACCTGGCCACCCTCTCCCGTTCCGGTGTGAGCTTCGATTTCATCCTCGTGGCCGGCGTGTGGATGCATGTGGCCCCGGCCGACCGCCCCTGGGCTTTCCGCAAGCTGGCGGCCCTTCTGGCTCCCGGCGGGCGACTGGCCATCAGTCTGCGGCATGGCCCTGATCCCGAGAACCGGGGGTTCCATCCGGTCTCCGCCAGCGAGCTGGAGGTCCTGGCGGCAAACCTCGGCCTGGTGTGCCTCAGGAAAACCGATGAGGCGGATGAACTGGGTCGGGAGGGCGTGTCCTGGAGCGTTCTCGTCTTCCAGTTGCCCGATGATGCCACCGGGGCGCTGCCGCTCCTGCGCAGCATCATCCTGCGCGACCGCCGCTCGTCCAGCTACAAGTTGGCCCTCCTGAGGGTCCTCTGCCGCATCGCCGAGCATCACCCGGGCGTTGCCAGGGAAGCGGAGCATGGGGGTGTTGATCTGCCCCTTGGCCTGGTGGCCCTCACCTGGCTCCGTGCCTACCTCCCCCTGCACCGGGCCGGGCTTCCGCAGCACCCCCAACAAGCCCGAGGGTTCAGTGAGGATCTTGCGCGGCTTTCGGACCTGGACCCACAGGACCTCCGGCCGGGATGGGTCGTGGTGGGGGGCGCTGCCACGGCCTTGCGGGCCTCCCTTCGTGGGGCCGCAACGACCATCAGGAAGATGCCGGTGACCTATATCACCTACCCGGGGGACGGCTCCCAGGTTTTCACGGCGCTCCCGGGGCCAGGTCCCGCGGAGGCTGGGCGGCTTTGCCTGGATGAGCCGTGCCTTTGGGCCTTCGGGCGTTTCCAAGTGCCTGGCGGCCTGTGGCAGGCGCTTTGTCGGTTCTCCGCCTGGATCGACCCCCTCCTCCGGCAGGCCTGGGCGGACTACATGGAATCGCTGCCGGAATCCCCCCAGGGCGCGCAGCTCTGGAACGCGCTGAAATGGGTGGACCCGCGCCGGGACACGACCCTCGCGCGTGCTCTCGCGGAAGGCCTGCGGGCCAAGGGCCGCAAGATCCATTGCGTCTGGAGCGGCAAGGAGCTCCGCCGCGAACTGGAAATTGATCATTGTTTCCCCATGGCCGTCTGGCCCTGTCAGGACCTCTGGAACCTGCTGCCCGCAGCCCCTGCGGTGAACAACCAGAAACGGGACCGGCTGGTCAGCGCAGCCCTGCTCCATGCCGCACAGGATCGGATTCTGGACTGGTGGGACCAGGCCTACCTGCGGTCCCCCGATCCCAGAATCGCGGAGCGCTTCCCCATCGAGGCCCGGATGACCCTGGCCCTGGATGCCGGCCGGGTGCCCTCCCTTGAGGACATGATGCTGGGGGTGGACCTTAAACGGATGGCCCTGGGGCGTAACCGGGAAGTGGACGTCTGGGAATAA
- a CDS encoding virulence RhuM family protein, producing MISRDAKQIRNSTAEFLIFTNQTGENTIEVRVEDGTVWLSQKQMAALFDVTVPTIHEHLTTLFDQGEIRREATIRNFRIVQKEGNRKVTRGVDFGNLDAIIAVGFRVNSERALQFRQWARDVLRKFAIRGYVLDKERLKNGAFLSQDYFEDLLAEIREIRSSERRFYQKITDIYATAMDYNRDAETTKTFFATVQNKLHFAIHGHTAAEIIVQRADAEKDRMGLTSWKNAPHGKILKPDVSVAKNYLTREELSTLERIVEMYLNYAEDQAIRRIPMTMADWASKLNAFLQFNERDILHDSGKVTQEVAKAFAESEFEKYRLIQDRLYESDFDRLIKGELGGG from the coding sequence ATGATCTCACGCGATGCCAAGCAGATTCGGAACAGCACCGCTGAGTTCCTGATCTTCACCAATCAGACTGGCGAAAACACCATTGAAGTGAGGGTTGAGGATGGGACGGTATGGCTGTCTCAGAAACAGATGGCCGCCCTTTTCGACGTGACCGTCCCCACGATCCACGAACACCTGACCACCTTGTTCGACCAAGGGGAAATTCGACGGGAAGCAACCATTCGGAATTTCCGAATAGTTCAAAAAGAAGGGAATAGGAAAGTTACGCGCGGAGTCGATTTCGGTAACCTGGACGCCATCATCGCCGTCGGCTTCCGGGTGAACTCCGAACGAGCCCTCCAGTTCCGCCAGTGGGCCCGGGACGTGCTCAGGAAGTTCGCGATCCGGGGCTACGTCCTGGACAAGGAGCGGCTGAAGAATGGGGCGTTCCTATCCCAGGACTACTTCGAGGATCTCCTCGCGGAAATCCGGGAGATCCGTTCCAGCGAGCGCAGGTTCTACCAGAAGATCACCGATATCTATGCCACGGCGATGGACTATAACAGGGATGCGGAGACCACCAAGACCTTCTTCGCGACCGTCCAGAACAAACTCCACTTCGCCATCCATGGCCACACCGCAGCGGAAATCATCGTCCAGAGGGCGGATGCAGAGAAGGACCGCATGGGACTCACCTCCTGGAAGAACGCGCCCCATGGAAAAATCCTGAAGCCGGACGTGTCCGTCGCCAAGAACTACCTGACCCGGGAGGAACTGAGCACGCTCGAGCGGATCGTCGAAATGTACCTCAACTATGCCGAGGACCAAGCCATCCGCCGCATTCCCATGACCATGGCGGACTGGGCCAGCAAACTGAATGCCTTCCTCCAGTTCAATGAGCGGGACATCCTTCATGACTCCGGGAAGGTGACCCAGGAGGTAGCCAAGGCCTTTGCAGAGAGCGAATTCGAAAAGTACCGTCTCATCCAGGATCGCCTCTACGAATCCGACTTCGATCGGCTCATCAAGGGCGAACTGGGCGGCGGGTGA